The DNA window taccagaagccgtcaagatccaggactcaagagccacgccgtcaatttgagagccgcagaattcaggcggaaaaacggaccttgtgagagaaggtctggacggtccggaagatgccacggcacctctacggacagatggagcaggtctgggtaccgagctcgcctgggccagtccggagcaatgaggatgactcgacggccctccattctgatcttgcgcaggactctgggcaagagagctagagggggaaacacgtaggacagacgaaactgggaccagtcttgaaccagagcgtccgcggcgaatgcctgaggatcgtgggagcgagccacgtaaacgggaactttgttgttgtgacgagatgccattaggtccacgtccggagtgccccatttgcggcagattgactgaaaaactgccgggtgcagggaccactcaccactgtccacggtttgacggctgagataatctgcctcccagttttccacgcctgggatgtggactgcggatatggtggacttggagtcctccgcccattgaaggatgcgttgtacctccaacattgccaggcggctgcgtgtcccgccttggtgattgatgtaggcaaccgctgtcgcgttgtccgactggactcggatgtgcctgcccgccagcagatggtgaaaagctaggagagccagaagcacggctctggtttccagcacattgatcgaaagggctgactcggacggagtccaagtgccctgcgctcggtggtggagacataccgctccccagccggatagactggcatccgtggtgaggatcacgcaggacggggccagaaaggagcacccctgggacagagagaggggccgaagccaccactgaagagagctcctggtctgtggcgacagagccactaacctgtgcaaggaggaaggccgcttgtcccaacagcggagaatgtccagctgcagagggcgcagatggaactgggcaaagggaacagcctccattgacgccaccatttgacccagcacctgcatcaggcgcctgagggaataacggcggggcctcagcagagagcgcaccgccagttggagggactgctgtttgactaagggcaacttcacaagtgccggcaaagtctcgaactgcatccctaggtacgtgagactctgggtcggagtcagagtggatttgggaaggttgacaagccacccgaattgggctagagtggcgagagtgagcgagacagtcCGCTGACAGTctacgctggatgaagccttgactagaaggtcgtccaggtaagggatcactgccaacccctgtaggtgcaggaccgcaatcactgctgccatgaccttggtgaatacccgaggagctgtggccaacccgaaggggagagccacgaattggaaatgttcctctccgattgcaaaacgtagccaacgctggtgtgaaactgcaattggtacatgcagataggcatctctgatgtcaatggatgccaggaaatccccttgggtcattgaggcaatggctgatcgcagagactccatgcgaaaatgccgcacctgaacatgcttgttgagaagcttgagatccaggatgggccggaaggaaccatcctttttggggactaggaagagatttgagtagaaacctctgaaccgttcccgggcgggaaccggtacaattactccgttggcctgcaaggatgccacgggctgtgagaaggcggcggccttggagcaggggggagttgagagaaaaaatctgtttggcgggctggaagagaattctatcctgtagccgtgggagatgatatccctcacccactgatcagagacgtgttgaaaccacgcgtcgccaaagtgggagagcctgccaccgactaaggacgtttctggcgcggacagatagtcacgaggaggctgccttagcggcagcacctcctgtggtcttttgtggacacgcttttgggcgccagttggatttctggtccttggctgagttagtggacgaggccgagagcttagaggaggaccagttggaggaacgaaaggaacgaaacctcgactgattcctgccctggacaggtttcctggttttggtttgtggcatggaagtactcttcccgccagtagcttccttaataatttcatccagctgttccccgaacagccgggaccctgaaaagggagtccagcaaggtacttctttgaagaagcatctgccttccactctcgaagccacaagattctgcggatagcgagggaattagccgaagccaccgcagtgcggtgagaatcctcctgcatggcagacatggcatagcatgaaaaagctgaagcttgggaagttaaggtaaccatttcgggcatagattccctggcgagggaatgcatcccctctagagaagcagagatggctttcagagcccacactgctgcaaaagtcggggagaacgaagcccccgccgcttcatatatggatttggccagaaggtcaatccggcggtcagtggaatccttaagagaggtgccatcagccaccgatacaatggtccgggctgagagtctagacaccggggggtctacctttggggaatgagcccactccttgaccacctcaggtggaaagggaaagcggtcatcagaaccacgctttgggaagcgtttgtcaggacaggctctgggcttggtcacagcggcctgaaaactggagtggctaaagaacacactctttatctcttaggcgaggtaaactggtgcttttctgccagagagggttgctcctctgatactggcggattgagatccagtacagaattaatggacgcaatcaaatcactaacatctgagtcactttcggacagatcaatggggtacatggagttaacctccgagccccccgtaaagacatcctcctcgtcctgcgagtcagctcctgaattagagccgtgggacgaggaaggagagggaaccctgcgtctcttcttagaaggacggggtctgggaccagatgatgaatcctctgtgagctccggtcctgagagacccctagcagcagaggcaccctgtgaaaggggctgatgcatgttcagcaaagtcctggacagaagtcccttggagtcagcaaaagactgggagatagacctagaaaaggattctacccaagccgggggttcagccacaggagcaggagcagcctgagagaccactgggggtgagactccaggctgacgcACCGCcacgttagagcaggcatcacaatgtgggaagatgctcggttcaggcagcaggagcttacatgcagtgcatactgaatacagctttggagccttgctcctcgtgtgagacatgctgctggagtgggggctctgccagagaatgaaccccagagagtataatcagaggtccacaaccggagaccggttgtggcttaccagaccgctggagcagtgttgtgtgccctccagatcccgaagcccggacccccaagcacagcaactcagcagagatgctgcagaccagcgctgcaatgcagagagaacgctgagaaaatggccgccggagcaaagagagggggcgggacttgcttgagatgCGGGATCTGAAGGGCCATAGAgatctacaggggaggagacacataCTGAAgtagggagtgtccctccccttgcagaacggccgccgggcggagccgagcctgtctctctgcatgagtgacatgcgagggcagtgaaaccgaaagtaggcctccggcaaagccggggcctaaatttgagcggtgcggccggcgcacaggcaccatcggcgcggttctcaggcaacagccagagaacccgccggaaatgtcataaaaacacatcagcacactctcccacaacaaaaaagtacagggacccccaatatataaacgtctcaggtacttagcttgctgagacgccgggttccaagtccctggggatgagtgctccggtccagcagggtcctgaagggctaaggatggagaccggtctcctgctaagcatggagaccgtgctggctcccacttcaagccagaacccaggagggatggtgaaggagcgcggcatgtaaggctccagccttggaatcaaccttaacaacaccgccgacacagtggggtgagaagggacatgccgggagtccagacttggacccgcttttcttcaaactctttccaaaaatcaaaaaatcagatgagaatgcatgtgtggatgtatgcctcctgaacacaaagcgataaactggctagatctggttctccagggggtgtataagctcagagggaggagctacacttttaagtgtagtactttctgtgtcctccggaggctgaagctaaacacccatggtctgggtctcccataggaacgataaagaaatcatgtttttcttgaacgataccgacttcttcctgtaccactgcttgaagaagttgtcttccagaaactggcagtaggtctgggagttgagcttcactccatcctcaacccaaaaaggtcccacaagttcatctttgatgataccagcccataccagtccccacctccaccttgctggcgtctgagtaggagtggagcgctctgccctttactgatccagcctctggcccatccatctggcccatcaagtatcacttcttatttcatcagtccataaaatctttgaaaatcattcttaagatatttcttggcccagtcttgacgttttatcttatgtttcttggtcagaggtggtggtttttcagccttccttaccttggccatgtccctgagtatggcacaccttgtgctttttgatactccagtaacgttgcagctctgaaatatggccaaactggtggcaaatgggatcttggcagcttcacgctgaattttcctcaattcataggcagttattttgcacccttttttgcccaacacgcttcttgcgatcctgttggctatttgccatgaaacgcttgattgttcggtgatcacgcttcaaaagtttggcaatttgaagactgctgcatccctctgcaagacatctcacaattttggacttttcagagcccgtcaaatctctcttctgacccattttgccaaaagaaaagaagttgcctaataattaagcacacctcatatagagtgttgatgtcattacaccgcacccctcctcattacagagatgcacatcacctgatttacttaattggtagttggctctcaagcctatacagcttggagtaggacaacatgtataaaaatgtgatcaaaatactcatttgcctaataattctgcacacagtgtatatatatgtttCACAACCATACCTGCTCAGCAGTGCGGAAGTAAATGCTTTTATCTGCTCCACAGCTGATCATTCGCATCTTGCCATCGTTAGCTGAAAAAGTAGCAGATTCAGGTTAGCAGTACGACAGTCGCCATCTTGGCAAAGATGATCAGTCTTCTTTACAAGGTATATAGCATTGTACTAGTCTATATGACTGCACATCAGAGCTCACCAGTAAATTTTACAGCAGTGATTGATGAAGAGTGGTCATCCAAGGTTTGTTGAAGGCTGTAATCTTTTGATGCATCTAGGACATGAATCAGTCGGTCACGGCTGGCAGAGGCCAACAGGTTCATTCCTAAaaaggcaaacaaaaaaaaaaaaagcaaaagatagtGAAGAAATAAAATGAATCACAATACATAAATGCACGTATAAAAGGTCACCTTGCCACGGTTGAtcggctcacatgaattggccaattcttgtgtgCCACCTATTCTGACTGTGCTTTCCGCCTATCAGCCACAGGGTGATTTTAATTAGTGCCAGATCCTATCTCCCCATACATTTGTAGAATTATAGCCCAGGAGAGGCAGGACACTAATATAGGGTCCCATCAAACaaaggtcaccttgccgtggtTGATGAGCCAACTTTCATTTTTTTATGTATATtgcatatagcattaatgcagtttagatTTCACATATTCTATGTTTGGTGCTTACAGAGGCTGCTGTATCCTTTTGTTTGTATATTTACCTGTGTCTGGTTTAGAATATTCTAAGCAAAGGATTTCCGAATCATGAGCTTCTACTTTCAGTAGCTCCGTCAGAGACTGCAGCTCATGAACCCTGTAATAATGAAGAATAAGCATTCAATCCCCCTAATATAGTGAGAATTTCGATGCCAGATATCCCCTCTGACCATATACCTGAGTGTGCCGGTTCTGTCGCCTGAGGCCAAGTGTTGGCCATTGGGGCTCACACACACGGAGCGAATCCCGGCCTCGGTGTCCAGGGTCTGCACATCGACCTTGTCCACCAACCCAGTGCAGTTACAGTCAGTGTCGAGCAGAGCTTGTGTGTTACCATCAATCAGAAGAATTTTCATCAAGTCCTGGTAAAGTCAAAGAACGTGAGACAATAAGAGTTGGTCGTGCTGTACATGATACAACCCCCCCCCACAACCAAATACACGCACATTGCTGAGGATGTTCCGGTGTAACGCCGTGCCATGGATGTTAGACGTCTCCATGTTCCACAGTCGGATGGTGCTGTCAGAAGAGCCGGTAATGAAGGAGTTTGGGGGCAGGCAGGCCTGGTTGCTGTCCTTCATTTCAGGGTAAACCTagacaaaaatatataaaattggtATATAAGAAGCAAATGCTACCATTTATAAGATGAAACGGCTTAAATAACAATTCCTTAATTGTAGAGTCACTCACTTTACAATCAacagaaaaaatgtaaagtatctgCGGCTTCAAATCAGCCCAGAATAAGATGAACTGATGTGATTCTATAGATCAGATCACTGCAATTTATAATAGCCAGTTTTATCTTAAAAGGAGATGACTCCGCACATATAAACGCCCTCAGAGCGGCGCTCGCTGAACAAGGCAGCACATCAATACTATAAAATAGACATCTGTGTTGTATTTTTATCTCGGTCAGCACGCTCATACCTCAGCGCTCCATACACAGGAGGAGTGGTACAGGGCAGAGTAGACTTTCCCCACTTTCTTCAGATCTTTAATGTCCCATACATAAAGACTGTGGTCATTGTACACACAAGACAGCCACTGGTTGGTGGAGTCAAAAGTCATACCGACGGTGTCCGGTTACTTGGCATCCGCAGCATTGGAGAAGAGGCGGCTGCAAAGAGAATAGAttgcatgaaaaaaacaaacaaacagatatGGGAGATTTAAAGGAAAACCTATATAAACTATATATAAATGGAGAGCGAGAACAAGGCAGAAAGCGGAGGCCATCCAGAGGCACGACGCTCCCCAACACTGAAAGCGGCACGACGCTGCCCAACACTGAAAGCGGCACGACGCTCCCCAACACTGAAAGCGGCACGACGCTCCCCAACACTGAAAGCGGCACGACGCTCCCCAACACTGAAAGCGGCACGACGCTCGCCAACAATGAAAGCGGCACGACGCTCCCCAACACTGAAAGCGGCACGACGCTCCCCAACACTGAAAGCGGCACGACGCTCCCCAACACTGAAAGCGGCACGACGCTCCCCAACAATGAAAGCGGCACGACGCTCCCCAACAATGAAAGCGGCACGACGCTCCCCAACACTGAAAGCGGCACGACGCTCCCCAACACTGAAAGCGGCACGACGCTCCCCAACACTGAAAGCGGCACGACGCTGCCCAACACTGAAAGCGGCACGACGCTGCCCAACACTGAAAGCGGCACGACGCTGCCCAACACTGAAATCGGCACGACGCTGCCCACCACTGAAAGCAGCACGACGCTGCCCAACACTGAAAGCGGCACGACGCTGCCCACCACTGAAAGCGGCACGACGCTGCCCAACACTGAAAGCGGCACGACGCTGCCCACCACTGAAAGCGGCACGACGACCCCCCACTGAAAGCGGCACGACGCTGCCCACCACTGAAAGCAGCACGACGCTGCCCACCACTGAAAGCAGCACGACGCTCCCCCTGCAGCATTGGAGGAGAATAGCATAATACTATTCCAAAGCAGAACATCATATATTCATATACGAATCCAGAGTCCAGCCCCACAGAAGTCTACTGGTCTTGTATAGAAGATAGTGAATGCACGTGGAACAGATTGTGCTGTAAAAATTTGTCCCATTCATCCTCATGCATAACAAATTTTCACTTGTATAaatttttgcaacaaaatatttAGTGTGTGAAAAAAAAAGTTGTAGGCCCTGTACTGATTAAAGTTGTCCAAACCTGCCGATTTTGACAGAATTATGACCCTGATATGAATAGGGGCTACCTGAATTCTGTTGGAGAGAAGATTTTGACATGTGGAATTACAATGCCTCGTCCCATTGTTCTATTGGTAGATGAGCTGCTGGCGGAAATATTTGGTAGAAGGTTTTCCTCCACTTCACCCCAATAAAAACACAAACAATGGAGACTTTGGGAGAGAACGCTGCACATATCTGGTGTATGTACGGGCACCTTTAAAGCTCCGTACGACTCAGAGGTTGTGCCTTGGGTATGCAGTGGATAATCTTAATATAATGTATTTATATATACGATTTCACACATGCCTATCACACATTTAGCCCTCTGTAGAGGAGATATAATTTTTATCCCCGGATGTATCACCACAGTTGGCCGATAAGCAAATATAACACCGAGACTGAAGACCGAGACAGATGGAAGGTTTCTGAGAAGTTCCTCTGTGCCGTCTGCAGACATGTGAAAATGGGGCCGGGAAGAGACATCACTCTACAAATGATAGTAAAAACTATCAGCGCAAGTAGCTTAAAAGACAAAGCTGTAACACCAAGAGGTCAACTAGAAGAAAGCTGAAGCACTTcatgactgctgagaccccaacaacccaaaacttatcgtcccatgtaatgaaaaGCCACACTCAGATATATAAAAACAGAACTCTCTTTATTTGGAGATTTAATAACCAAATCTCATCTTtcagtggatggtggtcggtcacagcatAAAATATTAAGATAAAACCACGTAAATAAACcacagtaaaccagtacaaagcATTATGCCGCCGCTGGACTCCCAGCACAGGTAGCTTTCGTACAAAAACCATCAACGCTGTTAAATTGACCGCCAAGGAGGAGCAAAGTAGCaaactgcgctccgacccccacccataaaatAAGGAACACTCGATAGAAAGAAATAAGTCAGCTCTAATTTCCGTTAAGTATACCATCGGGAAACAGAAGCTGTGAAAAAGTGCGCTGCAAAGCGAATAAAACGTGACACTCCAACATGAACTCCATGATTCCTAAATAGCCATCATGTCATACACGCGAGGACTGACCTCTGACTAAGCCAAAGAAACCATGGAACACATCATAGTGGAAAGTTGCGTTAAATAAAGAGGCAGGAGGTCATTCCCAGCAGCATAGAAAAACAAACTAAGAGGTAAAGAGGCATCCGGGAGATCCCAACTATTGGTCCTCGATGCTTTTCAGGGAACATCCAAAACCTGAAAAACCCAAATCCTCTTCCACGTGCATGGTTCTCCCATTCTCCTGGCCGGCCAAGATAAAAGAATGGCCAAAAACGATACCACATGTTTGACACCATCTGTAATAGAGAAAATTGTTACAAAGGCAATAAAAACCGGTCTAAAATACATGGAGAAAACTCAGCACGGCAACTATAAATACGTCGAATTTCAGGATTGGCAAGTAATGGCACCAATTATGAATTAGCACCAATCTCCTAGCCTCGAGGCTGAGAAACACAAAGGAGCAATTAAAATAATATTTATGAGAGGGGAACCATTGTCATGAGGTAAGAAAGAAGGACCTGAACGGCGAAAGAAAAGGTAATTGCAACTAGAGACAGGGGAAACTTTTCCAAGGAAGCAAAAACAGGTACCCAAGAACAAATATCTGGAGGCTCGGTTGTTTGAGCATCAAATCCGAATGCAAAAACCCCCGATCACTAAATTGATGTTATCACGATAAAGACCACCGAGGCTTGTTTGGGAAACAAAGTTATATTATCCCACTTCTATTCCTGTAATCGGGACTCCGCATGTCCCCAAGTATGCAGGAACCAGTGCAatggtgctgtcacgctccccgggtcccctgtccagctccccggctcccctgccacgctccccggctcctctgtccggcgtcccccgctccacagcctccaggcctcctcacctatgagccccaggcgtcccggtccccgctcccagcgtccgctggcagcttcgctccagcccggctcccctgcctcctgttcgccgctccctgccctggcttctggcacccgggcctcgcgcatgcgcattagtgcgcgcgcgcggtcattgaccctttcttaaagggccagcgtccacagacaggatattgaacacacaggtacagggtataaaggggtttaatgtccaagtgggcggggcctgttcttcgtgtttcctaagctaggagtcaggtctccttgtgtctctgtgatatacttacctatctctctcctagagccgctcctgcctcgccatccggtcctgccgattcccgaacctcgaacgctgactatctgccatccagtcagtccgtaccatctctgatccctgtggtgacccgtcctctcgctccatcggttccggactctgcctgacaacatctctgcctccgaacctgagctccgtcacccggactaccatcagtgactccgtggtcccagggacttctccattccactcttttgcacggactgtcctgctacccgtagtgctccggctaccggaccccttgccttcattaaggtgttcggcccagtggatccacctcctgggtctgcccgtccacct is part of the Anomaloglossus baeobatrachus isolate aAnoBae1 chromosome 9, aAnoBae1.hap1, whole genome shotgun sequence genome and encodes:
- the LOC142250702 gene encoding mitogen-activated protein kinase-binding protein 1-like, producing MTFDSTNQWLSCVYNDHSLYVWDIKDLKKVGKVYSALYHSSCVWSAEVYPEMKDSNQACLPPNSFITGSSDSTIRLWNMETSNIHGTALHRNILSNDLMKILLIDGNTQALLDTDCNCTGLVDKVDVQTLDTEAGIRSVCVSPNGQHLASGDRTGTLRVHELQSLTELLKVEAHDSEILCLEYSKPDTGMNLLASASRDRLIHVLDASKDYSLQQTLDDHSSSITAVKFTANDGKMRMISCGADKSIYFRTAEQIQAVRVCGS